Within the Bradyrhizobium ottawaense genome, the region CTAGAATGGGGATGCCGATAAGGACGACGCTGAGCAGAATGCCGATCGTGATGTACAGAAATCCAATCCAGAAGGTCCGGATCTGGAACTGGTAGTGCGACCGTAGCACCGGGTCAGCATCTTCGACCTTCACGTACGCGATGACGACGCCAGCCAGCGCCGGAATCACGAAAAAATATCCGGCGCCGTACAGCAGGTAGATAATGAGAGCGAGGCTATCGTCGGAGACGATGGGTCGCTGTGTCTGGGAAACAAGTGCCATGCCCGCCTCCATTGCGACGGGAATCGTCGGCTCTGCGAACGCCCATTGGTCGTTCCGGCCACGTCCCGGGTTCAACAGACCGACACCTACGAAGGTTCAGACGCCGCTTCCGTGAGGGGGATCACGATGCGCCCGGCCGTGTATCGACCGGGCCGCGGGCTCATGCCGCGGCGACGTTGTCTTCGCTGGCCAGCAGATGGATCAGCGCGCTCTTGATCGCGGCCTGGCGGGTCGGCGCGTTGATCTGGGCGCCGAGCAGGTCAGTGACATAGAAGACGTCGCGGGCGCGTTCGCCGAAGGTCGAGACATGGGCGGAGGCGATGTTGAGGTTGAGCTTCGAGATCGCCGTCGTCAGCTGATACAGCAAACCGGGG harbors:
- a CDS encoding DUF4870 family protein; protein product: MALVSQTQRPIVSDDSLALIIYLLYGAGYFFVIPALAGVVIAYVKVEDADPVLRSHYQFQIRTFWIGFLYITIGILLSVVLIGIPILAWWFVWSLIRIVKGITSVNEHKLIANPRSWLFG